A single window of Brachyhypopomus gauderio isolate BG-103 chromosome 21, BGAUD_0.2, whole genome shotgun sequence DNA harbors:
- the LOC143484905 gene encoding protein kinase C delta type-like isoform X2, protein MVNKCMMKKYLKKGSQGDVFKDLDDIQLDFPVVSCNPPLDASPCGHLCEGSNSRPPSRISHQTRITAEHFTFHKVLGQGGYGKVFLAELKCSGDWFAVKSLKKDKVLKDDDVEDTMVEKRVLALAWDNPFLTHLYSTFQTKEHLFFVMEYLNGGDLNFHIEEKGRFDLYRATFYAAEIMCGLQFLHGKSIIHRDLKSDNVMLDRDGHIKIADFGLCKENVFGDNLATTICGTPQYMAPEIILGEEYSFSVDWWSFGVLVYEMLIGDLPFDGDDEYELYESILNDTPHFPHWITVDTRDMLKRLFERDPSRRLGVVGNIRGQSFFKSVDWSALERRKLEPPYKPKVTSPNDCSNFDQEILSEEPHLSQCEEGSVDAMDQSAFAGFSFMNQSMEHLLQK, encoded by the exons ATGGTGAACAAATGTATGATGaaaaaatatttgaaaaaaGGTTCTCAGGGTGATGTCTTCAAGGACCTTGACGACATTCAACTGGACTTCCCTGTGGTGTCTTGCAACCCACCTCTAG ACGCGTCTCCATGTGGCCATCTGTGTGAGGGTTCGAATTCTCGCCCCCCGTCCCGGATCAGCCACCAGACACGCATAACTGCCGAGCACTTCACGTTCCACAAAGTACTGGGCCAGGGAGGCTATGGCAAG GTTTTTCTGGCTGAACTCAAGTGCAGTGGGGATTGGTTTGCCGTGAAATCCTTGAAGAAAGACAAGGTGCTGAAGGATGATGATGTAGAGGACACCATGGTGGAGAAGCGGGTGCTAGCACTGGCGTGGGACAACCCCTTCCTTACTCACCTTTACTCCACCTTTCAGACCAAG GAACACTTGTTCTTTGTGATGGAATATTTGAATGGAGGTGACCTGAACTTCCACATAGAGGAGAAAGGACGCTTTGACCTCTACAGAGCCAC ATTCTATGCAGCTGAAATCATGTGTGGACTGCAGTTCCTTCATGGAAAAAGCATCATccacag GGATCTCAAGTCGGATAATGTTATGCTAGACAGAGATGGTCATATAAAGATAGCTGATTTTGGCTTGTgtaaagaaaatgtttttggtGACAATCTTGCCACAACCATCTGTGGGACACCACAGTACATGGCCCCTGAG atcattCTGGGTGAGGAGTATTCATTTTCCGTGGACTGGTGGTCATTTGGTGTGCTCGTATACGAGATGCTGATTGGTGATCTTCCATTCGATGGAGATGATGAATATGAACTTTATGAGTCCATCCTTAACGATACACCTCACTTCCCTCACTGGATCACTGTGGATACCAGAGACATGCTAAAACGA CTATTTGAGCGAGACCCTTCTCGTAGACTGGGTGTTGTGGGTAACATCAGAGGTCAGTCGTTCTTCAAGTCCGTTGACTGGTCTGCTCTGGAGAGGAGAAAACTTGAACCCCCTTACAAGCCAAAAGTG acATCACCCAATGACTGCAGCAACTTCGACCAGGAGATTTTAAGTGAGGAGCCCCACCTGTCCCAGTGTGAGGAAGGTTCGGTTGACGCAATGGACCAGAGTGCCTTTGCTGGCTTTTCCTTCATGAACCAGAGCATGGAGCATCTCCTGCAGAAGTGA
- the LOC143484905 gene encoding protein kinase C delta type-like isoform X1: protein MVNKCMMKKYLKKGSQGDVFKDLDDIQLDFPVVSCNPPLDASPCGHLCEGSNSRPPSRISHQTRITAEHFTFHKVLGQGGYGKVFLAELKCSGDWFAVKSLKKDKVLKDDDVEDTMVEKRVLALAWDNPFLTHLYSTFQTKEHLFFVMEYLNGGDLNFHIEEKGRFDLYRATFYAAEIMCGLQFLHGKSIIHRLHTQTKLNGHSVLSPLLFLSTIPHFCHIFIFLSCIRDLKSDNVMLDRDGHIKIADFGLCKENVFGDNLATTICGTPQYMAPEIILGEEYSFSVDWWSFGVLVYEMLIGDLPFDGDDEYELYESILNDTPHFPHWITVDTRDMLKRLFERDPSRRLGVVGNIRGQSFFKSVDWSALERRKLEPPYKPKVTSPNDCSNFDQEILSEEPHLSQCEEGSVDAMDQSAFAGFSFMNQSMEHLLQK from the exons ATGGTGAACAAATGTATGATGaaaaaatatttgaaaaaaGGTTCTCAGGGTGATGTCTTCAAGGACCTTGACGACATTCAACTGGACTTCCCTGTGGTGTCTTGCAACCCACCTCTAG ACGCGTCTCCATGTGGCCATCTGTGTGAGGGTTCGAATTCTCGCCCCCCGTCCCGGATCAGCCACCAGACACGCATAACTGCCGAGCACTTCACGTTCCACAAAGTACTGGGCCAGGGAGGCTATGGCAAG GTTTTTCTGGCTGAACTCAAGTGCAGTGGGGATTGGTTTGCCGTGAAATCCTTGAAGAAAGACAAGGTGCTGAAGGATGATGATGTAGAGGACACCATGGTGGAGAAGCGGGTGCTAGCACTGGCGTGGGACAACCCCTTCCTTACTCACCTTTACTCCACCTTTCAGACCAAG GAACACTTGTTCTTTGTGATGGAATATTTGAATGGAGGTGACCTGAACTTCCACATAGAGGAGAAAGGACGCTTTGACCTCTACAGAGCCAC ATTCTATGCAGCTGAAATCATGTGTGGACTGCAGTTCCTTCATGGAAAAAGCATCATccacaggttacacacacaaacaaagctaaatggacattctgtactttcacctttactgttcttgtctactataccacatttttgccacatttttaTATTTCTCTCCTGCATTAGGGATCTCAAGTCGGATAATGTTATGCTAGACAGAGATGGTCATATAAAGATAGCTGATTTTGGCTTGTgtaaagaaaatgtttttggtGACAATCTTGCCACAACCATCTGTGGGACACCACAGTACATGGCCCCTGAG atcattCTGGGTGAGGAGTATTCATTTTCCGTGGACTGGTGGTCATTTGGTGTGCTCGTATACGAGATGCTGATTGGTGATCTTCCATTCGATGGAGATGATGAATATGAACTTTATGAGTCCATCCTTAACGATACACCTCACTTCCCTCACTGGATCACTGTGGATACCAGAGACATGCTAAAACGA CTATTTGAGCGAGACCCTTCTCGTAGACTGGGTGTTGTGGGTAACATCAGAGGTCAGTCGTTCTTCAAGTCCGTTGACTGGTCTGCTCTGGAGAGGAGAAAACTTGAACCCCCTTACAAGCCAAAAGTG acATCACCCAATGACTGCAGCAACTTCGACCAGGAGATTTTAAGTGAGGAGCCCCACCTGTCCCAGTGTGAGGAAGGTTCGGTTGACGCAATGGACCAGAGTGCCTTTGCTGGCTTTTCCTTCATGAACCAGAGCATGGAGCATCTCCTGCAGAAGTGA